A single window of Fischerella sp. PCC 9605 DNA harbors:
- a CDS encoding TIGR03960 family B12-binding radical SAM protein — protein MAIAIEKLITSDIVKPARYLGNELLAVHKPWDTATIRWVLTYPELYEVGASNLGHIILYNILNAQPRQLCDRAYLSAPDLAAKLRATKTPLFAVESKRSLTEFDILGFSLSYELGATNILEMLDLAGIPLTWRERLTGNHPLIFAGGQTATSNPEPYADFFDFFALGDGEELLPEIGLVLEEGKQAGLSRQELLLDLAQVPGVYVPQFYDLAEDGSVHPNRPDVPKRILRRVATPIPAYSIGLVPYVQTVHDRLTIEIRRGCTRGCRFCQPGMLTRPARDVEPEKVVTAIEKGMRETGYNEFSLLSLSCSDYLSLPAVGMEIKNRLKNENISLSLPSQRVDRFDENIANILGGMRQGGLTFAPEAGTQRMRDIVNKGLTNEELLRGVKTAWEQGWDKIKLYFMIGLPGETDADVLGIAETVSWLQRECRAKGRRPLAFNLTISNFTPKPHTPFQWHSVSTAEFERKQKLLRQEFRRIKGVKVNFTDVRISAMEDFIGRGDRTLGQVLRRAWELGAGMDSWYDSIEQAYNAWGQAIAEAGLTWKYRQVENGEWNLFQQEDTETSPPHPLTPRQVLQRLEPPQRTGSSPTPPLSLSLDRPLPWDHIDTGIDKKWLQEDLKRALEAATVPDCSFEGCSHCGVCGTDFGHNIVIPPLPVPEFAGQFVPNTTKAQRLRVWFGKQGDMALVSHLDVMRLFDRAMRRSGLPIAFTGGYHPSPRISVALALPLGATSSGEIVDFELTQPLDIDTFRQKLAEVLPSDIPIYDVVQLDLKAPAATQGLEAAEYLLTVTSPEAATPAHWQDWIDTIKQKNEIWWEQTTKSGKTQLVNLRDRLFELEFIETANLAESAVRLRYLGSCRQDGTLLRPEQILFMLEQVAGIEFQLLQIHRNRLVLRN, from the coding sequence GTGGCTATTGCAATAGAAAAATTAATAACCTCGGATATTGTAAAACCAGCTCGTTATCTAGGTAACGAACTTTTAGCAGTACACAAACCTTGGGATACGGCAACTATACGCTGGGTATTAACCTACCCAGAATTATACGAAGTAGGAGCCTCCAACTTAGGGCATATCATTCTGTATAACATCCTGAATGCTCAACCACGCCAATTGTGCGATCGCGCTTACCTAAGCGCCCCAGATCTCGCGGCTAAACTGCGGGCAACCAAAACACCGCTGTTTGCCGTTGAGTCCAAGCGATCGCTAACAGAATTTGATATCTTAGGCTTTAGCCTCAGTTACGAACTCGGTGCCACCAACATTTTAGAAATGTTGGATTTGGCAGGTATTCCCCTGACGTGGCGAGAACGGTTAACGGGGAATCACCCCTTGATTTTTGCAGGAGGACAAACGGCGACATCCAACCCTGAACCCTACGCCGACTTTTTCGACTTTTTTGCCCTTGGTGACGGCGAAGAACTCTTACCAGAAATAGGTTTAGTTTTAGAAGAAGGCAAACAAGCAGGCTTAAGCCGCCAAGAACTGCTGCTGGACTTGGCACAAGTACCGGGTGTATATGTTCCCCAGTTTTACGATCTGGCAGAGGATGGGAGCGTGCATCCTAACCGCCCAGATGTGCCAAAACGTATTCTAAGACGGGTTGCTACCCCCATACCAGCGTATTCAATTGGGTTGGTTCCCTACGTGCAGACAGTACACGATCGCCTAACGATTGAAATTCGGCGCGGTTGTACTCGTGGCTGTCGCTTCTGCCAACCGGGAATGCTAACTCGACCGGCGCGGGATGTGGAACCAGAAAAAGTGGTGACAGCGATTGAGAAGGGAATGCGGGAAACAGGATACAACGAGTTTTCTCTGTTATCCCTGAGTTGTTCTGATTATTTATCCCTGCCAGCAGTAGGGATGGAAATCAAAAATCGCCTCAAGAATGAAAATATTTCTCTTTCTCTACCCAGCCAACGGGTAGACAGGTTTGATGAAAATATCGCCAACATCCTCGGCGGTATGCGCCAAGGTGGTCTGACTTTTGCCCCAGAAGCTGGTACGCAGCGAATGCGAGACATTGTTAATAAAGGTTTGACAAATGAAGAATTGCTGCGGGGTGTGAAAACAGCGTGGGAACAAGGTTGGGATAAAATAAAGTTATATTTTATGATCGGTTTGCCTGGTGAAACCGATGCTGATGTTTTGGGCATTGCGGAAACGGTTAGTTGGTTGCAGCGCGAGTGTCGGGCGAAGGGCAGAAGACCACTTGCGTTTAACTTGACAATTTCCAACTTTACACCCAAGCCTCACACCCCGTTTCAATGGCACTCGGTTTCTACCGCCGAGTTTGAACGCAAGCAAAAATTGCTGCGGCAAGAATTCCGCCGCATCAAGGGAGTGAAAGTGAATTTCACCGATGTCCGCATTTCGGCAATGGAAGATTTTATCGGCAGAGGCGATCGCACTCTCGGTCAAGTCTTACGACGGGCTTGGGAATTAGGTGCGGGCATGGATTCCTGGTATGACAGCATCGAACAGGCTTACAATGCTTGGGGACAAGCTATTGCCGAAGCTGGTTTGACTTGGAAATATCGCCAAGTTGAAAATGGCGAGTGGAATTTGTTCCAACAAGAGGACACGGAGACTTCTCCCCCTCACCCCCTCACCCCACGCCAGGTGCTACAACGCTTGGAACCCCCGCAACGCACTGGCTCCTCTCCCACTCCCCCACTCTCCCTTTCCCTCGATAGACCCTTACCTTGGGACCACATTGACACGGGTATCGATAAAAAGTGGCTTCAAGAAGACTTAAAACGCGCTCTAGAAGCTGCAACTGTTCCCGATTGCTCTTTTGAGGGTTGTTCTCACTGTGGTGTCTGCGGAACAGACTTTGGTCATAACATTGTCATTCCCCCACTACCTGTACCGGAATTTGCTGGACAATTTGTACCAAACACTACTAAAGCCCAAAGATTGCGGGTATGGTTTGGCAAGCAGGGTGATATGGCCTTGGTTAGCCACCTAGATGTAATGCGCCTGTTTGACCGTGCTATGCGGCGATCCGGATTGCCAATTGCTTTTACTGGTGGATATCATCCCTCACCCCGCATTTCTGTAGCTTTGGCTTTACCTTTGGGTGCTACCAGCAGTGGTGAAATTGTCGATTTTGAGTTAACTCAGCCACTTGATATCGATACTTTCCGACAAAAACTGGCAGAGGTACTGCCCAGCGACATACCTATATATGATGTAGTACAGCTAGATTTGAAAGCTCCTGCTGCTACTCAAGGATTAGAAGCTGCTGAATACTTACTCACCGTAACTTCACCTGAAGCAGCAACACCTGCACATTGGCAAGACTGGATTGATACAATCAAACAGAAAAACGAGATTTGGTGGGAGCAAACAACTAAGTCAGGTAAGACTCAGTTAGTAAATCTGCGCGATCGCTTGTTTGAACTGGAATTTATAGAAACCGCCAATCTGGCAGAGTCGGCAGTTCGCTTGCGTTATTTAGGTAGTTGTCGTCAAGATGGTACACTGTTGCGTCCCGAACAAATCCTGTTTATGCTAGAACAAGTGGCAGGCATAGAATTCCAGCTACTGCAAATCCATCGCAATCGTTTGGTTTTGCGGAATTGA
- a CDS encoding ribonuclease HII has translation MVKIESDIASVELAVAQQKAFWLEFSELSDFCGLVAGVDEVGRGCLFGPVVAAAVILPNEALSALMAAKIRDSKKLSSYRRSKLAQHICAIAIDWKIGFASVAEIDRINILQATLLAMKRAVLKLKVQPTLCLVDGNQSIKDLPLPQQTIVKGDERSLAIAAASIVAKVWRDDLILRLASRYPIYDLERNKGYGSQKHLLALQKYGPSPLHRQSFRPCQIKGS, from the coding sequence ATGGTAAAGATAGAGTCAGACATCGCTTCTGTTGAGTTGGCAGTAGCTCAACAGAAAGCATTTTGGCTAGAATTTTCCGAACTTTCAGACTTTTGCGGACTAGTTGCAGGTGTAGATGAAGTAGGGAGGGGCTGTTTGTTTGGGCCTGTAGTGGCAGCAGCAGTGATACTACCAAATGAAGCTTTATCAGCACTGATGGCAGCGAAAATTAGAGACAGTAAAAAGCTGTCTAGCTATCGCAGGAGCAAGCTAGCCCAGCATATTTGTGCTATTGCCATAGATTGGAAAATCGGCTTTGCTTCAGTTGCCGAAATTGACAGGATAAATATTTTACAGGCAACACTTTTAGCGATGAAGCGAGCAGTGCTGAAACTAAAAGTGCAGCCTACACTTTGCTTAGTTGATGGCAACCAGTCGATTAAAGATCTACCACTACCACAACAAACAATAGTTAAGGGAGACGAGCGATCGCTTGCTATTGCTGCTGCTAGTATTGTTGCCAAAGTTTGGCGAGACGATTTGATACTGCGCCTCGCCTCAAGGTATCCCATCTACGACTTGGAACGCAACAAGGGTTATGGGAGCCAAAAACATCTACTGGCACTACAAAAATATGGGCCTTCACCCTTGCATCGCCAGTCATTTCGTCCTTGCCAAATTAAGGGTAGTTAG
- a CDS encoding Rne/Rng family ribonuclease produces MPKQIIIAEQHQIAAVFSEDQIQELVVATGHHQIGDIYLGVVENVLPGIDAAFVNIGDPERNGFIHVTDLGPLRLKRTAAAITELLAPQQKVLVQVMKEPTGTKGPRLTGNITLPGRYVVLMPYGRGVNLSRRIKNENERNRLRALAILIKPAGMGLLVRTEAEGKPEEAIIEDLESLQRQWEAIQQEAVSTRAPALLNRDDDFIQRVLRDMYGADVNRIVVDSSTGLKRVKQYLQNWSGGQVPQGLLIDHHRDRAAILEYFRINAAIKEALKPRVDLPSGGYIIIQPTEALTVIDVNSGSFTRSATARETVLWTNCEAATEIARQLRLRNIAGVIVVDFIDMESRRDQQHVLEHFNKALKADKARPQIAQLTELGLVELTRKRQGQNIYELFSEPCQTCGGLGHVVRLPGETESRSIAPPVELPERFVPLPHREPRLPSTARLSEPRETYDGFTETYEHDTDIGALNLANHPSYQEIGDSKRRRRRRLGLNGGNGKEEPRINGNSVSFVNEPEMDIDAEGELVETSDVPTPNLSKSAWVDRGERSKPSRVDIVKPVVEPPEIVSVEMTPPEQDIYALMGVSPLVKLNREVKNPKSVIINVTLPGQSSATPIEATSEAPVQRASDTAVAAAEAEQLSLSSVATEPSDLPGMGMADDNETNTSTAIRRRRRRSSALESDTPTTES; encoded by the coding sequence ATGCCAAAACAAATTATTATCGCGGAGCAGCATCAAATAGCTGCAGTCTTTTCGGAAGATCAAATACAGGAACTTGTTGTCGCTACGGGCCATCACCAAATTGGTGATATCTACTTAGGAGTAGTAGAAAATGTATTACCTGGGATAGATGCGGCTTTCGTAAATATTGGCGACCCAGAGCGCAACGGTTTTATTCATGTCACAGACTTAGGTCCATTGCGGCTGAAGCGCACGGCGGCAGCGATCACGGAATTGTTAGCACCACAGCAGAAAGTCTTGGTGCAAGTGATGAAAGAGCCAACGGGCACAAAAGGGCCAAGGCTCACAGGTAACATCACCTTGCCTGGACGCTACGTTGTGCTGATGCCCTACGGACGAGGTGTAAATTTATCCCGTCGGATTAAAAATGAAAATGAGCGCAACCGCTTGCGAGCGTTGGCAATTTTGATTAAACCTGCGGGAATGGGTTTGCTAGTTCGTACCGAAGCAGAAGGCAAGCCAGAAGAAGCAATTATCGAAGATTTAGAATCCCTGCAAAGACAATGGGAGGCAATCCAGCAAGAAGCAGTGTCTACTCGTGCGCCAGCACTGCTGAACCGGGACGATGATTTTATCCAGCGCGTGCTGCGGGATATGTACGGTGCGGATGTGAACCGGATAGTGGTAGATTCCAGTACTGGCCTGAAGCGGGTGAAGCAGTATTTGCAAAACTGGAGTGGAGGGCAAGTACCCCAAGGATTGTTGATCGATCACCACCGCGATCGCGCCGCCATTTTAGAATACTTCCGCATTAACGCCGCCATTAAAGAAGCCCTCAAACCTAGAGTAGACCTGCCTTCTGGTGGCTATATCATTATTCAGCCCACCGAAGCATTAACGGTGATAGATGTCAACTCTGGTTCATTTACGCGATCGGCAACAGCTAGGGAAACTGTTTTGTGGACGAACTGCGAAGCCGCCACAGAAATTGCCCGTCAGTTGCGTTTGCGGAACATTGCTGGGGTTATTGTTGTTGATTTCATTGATATGGAATCGCGGCGTGACCAACAGCATGTCCTCGAACACTTTAATAAAGCTCTCAAAGCAGACAAAGCTCGTCCCCAAATTGCCCAATTAACCGAACTTGGTTTAGTAGAACTCACCCGCAAGCGCCAAGGTCAAAACATTTATGAATTATTTAGCGAACCTTGCCAAACTTGTGGTGGTTTAGGGCATGTTGTCCGCCTACCAGGAGAAACAGAAAGCCGCTCGATCGCACCACCAGTCGAACTACCAGAACGCTTTGTACCTCTGCCTCACAGAGAACCCCGCCTGCCATCTACTGCTCGTTTGAGCGAACCACGGGAAACCTACGACGGATTTACGGAGACGTACGAACACGACACTGATATCGGTGCTCTGAATTTGGCCAATCATCCCAGCTATCAAGAAATTGGCGATAGCAAAAGGCGCCGCCGTCGTCGCTTGGGATTAAATGGGGGGAATGGCAAAGAGGAGCCACGTATTAATGGCAACTCAGTGTCATTCGTGAACGAGCCAGAAATGGACATTGATGCAGAAGGAGAACTGGTAGAGACTTCTGATGTACCTACACCTAACCTGAGCAAATCAGCTTGGGTTGATAGAGGTGAACGCAGTAAACCCTCAAGAGTAGATATAGTTAAACCAGTAGTAGAACCACCAGAGATTGTGTCTGTAGAAATGACACCACCTGAACAAGATATATACGCTTTAATGGGAGTGTCACCCTTAGTGAAGTTGAACCGGGAGGTGAAAAATCCTAAGTCTGTGATTATTAACGTCACTCTGCCTGGTCAATCTTCTGCAACACCAATAGAAGCAACCTCTGAAGCACCTGTCCAAAGAGCAAGCGACACTGCTGTTGCAGCAGCAGAAGCTGAACAATTATCTTTGTCTTCAGTAGCAACTGAGCCGTCTGATTTACCTGGTATGGGTATGGCAGATGACAATGAAACTAACACCAGCACTGCTATTCGCCGTCGCCGTCGTCGTTCTTCTGCTTTGGAATCAGATACACCCACAACTGAAAGTTAA
- a CDS encoding DUF1997 domain-containing protein: MTTKFTASQTVEIAVPQQPIPIQHYLRQPQRLVYALVDHSRVQPLAEDIFRLKMRPLNFMSLSIQPTVDMTVWAESNGKIYLQSIGCEILGIEYVNQRFDLNLKGHLSPHQVHTGTRLQGRADLEVQVELPPPFSFTPKPILETTGNSLLKSVLLTIKQRLLSQLIADYRRWVILQTKEQSLSIDDESPELPILNIE, encoded by the coding sequence ATGACTACCAAGTTTACCGCTTCCCAAACGGTAGAAATTGCTGTTCCACAACAGCCTATTCCCATTCAACACTACTTGCGTCAGCCCCAACGCTTGGTTTATGCATTAGTAGACCACAGCCGCGTTCAGCCATTGGCTGAGGATATTTTTCGTTTAAAAATGCGTCCTCTTAATTTCATGTCACTAAGTATTCAACCCACCGTAGACATGACTGTCTGGGCAGAATCTAATGGAAAGATTTATTTGCAATCAATAGGTTGTGAAATACTTGGTATTGAGTATGTTAACCAGCGCTTCGATCTAAATTTGAAAGGGCATTTGTCACCACACCAGGTTCATACAGGTACACGTTTGCAAGGTAGAGCTGATTTAGAAGTACAAGTAGAGTTACCACCACCTTTCTCCTTTACCCCCAAACCTATTTTAGAAACCACTGGTAATAGTTTGCTCAAAAGTGTACTGTTGACAATTAAGCAAAGATTGTTAAGTCAGCTAATAGCTGATTATCGTCGCTGGGTGATATTGCAAACAAAGGAACAAAGCCTTTCTATAGATGACGAGAGTCCAGAATTACCCATCTTAAATATTGAGTAA